A genomic window from Megalobrama amblycephala isolate DHTTF-2021 linkage group LG2, ASM1881202v1, whole genome shotgun sequence includes:
- the LOC125263492 gene encoding uncharacterized protein LOC125263492 → MKFFILHISSVLLVHDVSGVVTDTVSVMEGDSVTLHISVKKTQQERIKWYFNDTCVAQINGDPSKICADNQSHDDKERFRDRLKLDHQTGSLTITNIRTTDSGLYELKIIDSSSDSEETFSVSVRDVPAAELEEVKRKSVKEGESVTLDPGVVKHPNDVMMWYFNDTCIAEITGDLSKICTDDQCEHADGRFRNRLKVNHQTGSLTITNTRTTDAGLYKLEINSSSSSISRRHSSSISISSFKSFSVAVIESGQSVAVICAGVGVLLLVSAAVNHTAGVINCHHNKAKKAGQNEDDVEYSCTNKAEISVLTVANESPPYPAEAARATSPFLAI, encoded by the exons ATGAAGTTCTTTATTTTGCACATATCGAGTGTTTTACTCGTGCATG ATGTGTCTGGTGTTGTTACAGACACAGTGTctgtgatggagggagattccgTCACTCTACACATTAGTGTTAAAAAAACCCAACAAGAGAGAATTAAATGGTATTTTAATGACACCTGTGTAGCTCAAATTAATGGAGATCCCAGTAAGATCTGTGCAGATAATCAAAGCCATGATGATaaagagagattcagagacagattgaagctggatcatcagactggatctctgaccatcacaaacatcagaaCCACAGACTCTGGACTTTATGAACTGAAGATCATCGACAGCAGCAGCGACAGTGAAGAGaccttcagtgtttctgtccgTG ATGTTCCTGCTGCTGAACTGGAGGAAGTGAAGAGAAAgtcagtgaaggagggagaaTCTGTCACTTTAGATCCCGGTGTAGTAAAACACCCAAATGATGTGATGATGTGGTATTTTAATGATACTTGCATCGCTGAAATCACTGGAGATCTCAGTAAGATCTGCACGGATGATCAGTGTGAACACGCTGATGGACGATTCAGAAACAGACTgaaggtgaatcatcagactggatctctgaccatcacaaacaccagaaccacAGATGCCGGACTTTATAAACTGGAgataaacagcagcagcagcagcatcagtCGTCGCCATAGCAGCAGCATCAGCATCAGCAGCTTTAAGAGCTTCAGTGTTGCCGTCATTG AATCAGGTCAGTCTGTAGCAGTAATATGTGCTGGCGTTGGGGTTCTTCTGCTGGTTTCTGCAGCTGTAAATCACACCGCTGGTGTGATTAACTGTCACCATAATAAAGCTAAAAAAGCAGGACAGAAT GAGGATGATGTTGAATACTCGTGCACTAATAAGGCTGAGATTTCAGTGTTGACTGTTGCCAATGAATCGCCCCCTTATCCGGCTGAGGCTGCCAGAGCGACATCACCTTTTTTagctatttaa
- the LOC125263494 gene encoding natural killer cell receptor 2B4-like: MFLSIVFCMCSWRLVGVFGTESVSVMEGDPVTLNIDFTGIQRDDIIMLKFGIKDVLIAAIEREENQIMLINDGVHEMFRDKLKLDHQTGSLTIMNIRTTDSGEYKVTSMNKGTQLNKFSITVYARLPVPVISRDCSSSSSSSNCSLVCSAVNVRHVTLSWYKGNSLLSSISVSDLSISLSLPLEVEYQDKNTYSCVLNNPISNQTQHLDITHLCHTCSDCICYCGFTEAVIRLALSALVGVATVAVLVYDIRSRSLQEKRSEQTAASNSD; encoded by the exons atGTTTCTCTCGATTGTCTTCTGTATGTGCTCTTGGCGTCTGGTCG GAGTGTTTGGTACTGAGTCTGTGTCTGTGATGGAGGGAGATCCAGTCACTctaaatattgattttactgGAATACAGAGAGATGATATAATAATGCTGAAGTTTGGAATTAAAGACGTGCTCATAGCTGCAATTGAGAGAGAGGAGAATCAGATCATGTTAATTAATGATGGTGTTCATGAGATGTTTAGAGACAaactgaagctggatcatcagactggatctctgaccatcatgaACATCAGAACCACAGACTCTGGAGAATATAAAGTCACCAGCATGAACAAAGGGACTCAATTAAACAAATTCAGTAttactgtctatg CTCGTCtccctgttcctgtcatcagcagagactgttcttcatcatcatcatcatcaaattgttcattggtgtgttcagctgtgaatgtgagacatgtgactctctcctggtacaaaggaaacagtttattgtccagcatcagtgtgtctgatctcagcatcagtctctctctacctctggaggtggaatatcaggataaaaacacctacagctgtgtgctgaacaatcccatcagcaaccagactcaacatctggacatcactcacctctgtcacacatgttcaG ACTGCATCTGCTACTGTGGTTTTACCGAAGCCGTGATCCGATTGGCtctctctgctctggtgggcgtggctactgttgCTGTGCtggtttatgacatcagatCCAGAAGTCTTCAAGAGAAGAGAAGCGAGCAAACAGCAGCATCAAACTCTGATTAA